Proteins from a genomic interval of Papaver somniferum cultivar HN1 chromosome 4, ASM357369v1, whole genome shotgun sequence:
- the LOC113275992 gene encoding transcription initiation factor TFIID subunit 13-like, which translates to MSNSLIVPSASSKVKVGSATPSDTSFKRKRGMFQKDLQHMMYGFGDDPNSLPETVALLEDIAVEYVADLVHKAQDVATKRGKLLTDDFLHLIRKDIPKRHRCQELLSMNEELKQARKAFEVDEEKLASTD; encoded by the exons ATGAGTAATTCATTAATTGTTCCTTCTGCTTCCTCGAAAGTGAAAGTTGGATCAGCAACTCCTTCTGATACTTCTTTCAAGCGGAAAAGAGGAATGTTCCAGAAAGATT TGCAACATATGATGTATGGATTTGGTGACGACCCAAAT TCTCTTCCAGAAACAGTCGCTCTTTTGGAGGACATTGCTGTTGAGTACGTCGCCGATTTGGTTCATAAAGCCCAAGATGTTGCAACAAAAAGAGGCAAGCTCTTGACTGACGACTTTCTACATCTGATTCGCAAG GATATACCAAAGCGTCACAGATGTCAAGAATTGTTGTCCATGAACGAGGAGCTAAAGCAAGCCAGGAAAGCTTTCGAGGTTGACGAAGAGAAGCTTGCATCAACAGATTAA
- the LOC113272734 gene encoding nucleolin 2-like produces the protein MASPLFFILLLHATVEYVVAAHVGDVEDELRVYDDEDEIMLFVAAAVIDDEDDLRRNPPLLLKIHLHMLKMLKTTMKMLKILISYEDVSKNELIWSVNFCTTITTEIVKRSSDEDFKASAAKSKNKTNHAEGENPDIPLNDRRATYAELMKRKAEDDEADDRRRRKDRIRRRILAAEERRRFADSVPSDSDASEDEPVWVPRDRKIKPDRRTGDLREIAKQVEDKAEEDSDDPNIRPDFINDPDSDSDEEEDSEKDSDDESNKSDNSDESDE, from the exons ATGGCGTCTCcattattttttattcttttacttCATGCTACTGTTGAATACGTTGTTGCTGCTCATGTtggtgatgttgaagatgaacttagGGTttacgatgatgaagatgaaatcaTGTTATTTGTTGCTGCTGCGGTtatagatgatgaagacgatttaCGAAGAAATCCGCCGCTGCTGTTGAAGATTCATCTACATATGTTGAAGatgttgaagacgacgatgaagatgttgaagatcttgatttcTTATGAAGat gtttcaaagaaCGAACTAATTTGGAGTGTTAACTTTTGCACCACAATCACTACCGAAATCgtgaaaag GTCCTCTGACGAGGATTTCAAAGCTTCTGCAGCCAAATCAAAAAATAAGACAAATCATGCTGAGGGGGAAAATCCTGACATACCCCTTAATGACCGGAGAGCCACTTATGCTGAGCTTATGAAGAGAAAAGCCGAGGATGATGAGGCGGACGACCGTCGACGTagaaaggatcgaatccggcgcagAATACTAGCAGCTGAGGAAAGACGTCGATTTGCTGACAGTGTGCCTTCCGACTCTGATGCTTCAGAAGATGAACCAGTGTGGGTGCCACGGGATCGCAAAATTAAGCCAGATCGTCGTACCGGAGATCTCAGAGAGATTGCGAAACAAGTCGAGGATAAAGCGGAAGAGGACTCGGACGATCCTAATATCCGTCCAGACTTCATCAATGACCCTGATAGTGACTCCGACGAAGAAGAGGATTCtgagaaggacagtgatgatgaatctaATAAGTCTGACAACTCGGATGaatctgacgagtag